The following proteins are encoded in a genomic region of Dyadobacter sp. UC 10:
- a CDS encoding PAS domain S-box protein, translating to MNILRKAFVNLLQRDGELFDFLQEFATDGFLIWDLVNPENHWVDSALQRKFSAISNADENSKNPTLIVNNQQFKLYQESLGSELPRGGHYDEYEIALSDGNGALHHFRIHSKEIIHPEDDSRLIVSGFVSVSKPIIPASPASDVKLYETFMKSQSVYVVGISYDGNYIYANDHFCNFYGFKREELIGTSSLAGVVPEDIEKCFLVGRACFEQPDIPHPVQLRKVSASKEIKTTQWEFTGLTNASGEVTELFCVGFDMTQQVKVEEDFSVLISNMQDVLFTIDRDGIFNYVSPSWTKTYGYTPEETIGHSFTEFTHPDDLDACFQALAVTVETGIPVAGGVEHRIRHKNGKWSWSNTTANLEPSSKKIILTSHDITELRNSRERLKELAIVASNTTDYIVITDGRGLITWVNDAYEKQTGYSREEVQGKNPTDLLCGPETDQATIDRIYEESRQLKVVQEEILCYSKTGEKYWVDLKITPVFDDKGVCTNYVALERDITARKESDDEMRRIKDMLEETNMIAMIGGWELYPKTGELYWSATTKEIHEVDDDFIPTLDNAIEFYKEGPSRDTITEVVREGLASGTSWDFELQILTAKGNEVWVRTIGKAEMANGVCRRLYGAFQDITIRKESEVEIQNSEAKFRSLYDSTSDSVILFDRNGYMDCNEAAIRMFGLDTVAKLRHMSLGGLSVTDDDPDQAVLGISNRHIEAVYRKGSHSFEWIYKRFGEKNETFIAEVLLNLIHVNNHHIIQAVVRDITSRKMAEIELLEAREQAEAASKLKSEFLANMSHEIRTPLNGVVGFTDLLMKTSLDETQQQYMSMVFQSANSLLDIINDILDFSKIEAGKLELSWEKTDLLEMCGQVSDMVNYQAQQKQLEMLLNIPANIPHFVWTDPLRLKQILVNLLSNAVKFTLAGEIELKIEVLEKTEEEDYTFRFSVRDTGIGIEPQNQRRIFDAFSQGDSSTTKRFGGTGLGLTISNSLLGLMGSKLQLESDVDKGSIFFFDVTFTAVAGKDLFDWSNTYDIKNILIADDNEINGQILQDMLRNKDIGSTFVKSGEAALELLSNGNAFDLILMDCKMPGIGGVEAIRRIREMSGQNANRQPVFLLNDSYEEESVNALREELDVQHFLLKPVKIQQLFLAISGLYRKPGETSVRPEGGQLATERVGESEVTILIAEDHRINMLLVRSMLSKIVPNAVIVEAENGREAIHAYHKRAPDLVFMDIQMPEMNGYEAARGIRNLEIGKRVPIVALTAGTVVGEREKCIEAGMDDYLTKPVVKDTLEETVFRWLLKT from the coding sequence ATGAATATTTTGCGGAAGGCGTTTGTGAATTTATTGCAACGGGACGGGGAACTGTTTGATTTTCTACAGGAATTTGCAACTGATGGATTTTTGATTTGGGACCTCGTAAATCCAGAAAACCATTGGGTGGACTCAGCGCTGCAAAGAAAGTTTTCAGCCATTTCAAATGCGGATGAAAATTCAAAAAATCCGACATTAATAGTTAATAATCAGCAATTTAAGTTATATCAGGAAAGCCTCGGATCCGAACTGCCAAGAGGAGGGCATTACGACGAATACGAAATAGCACTTTCCGATGGCAATGGTGCCCTGCATCATTTCAGGATTCATTCCAAAGAGATCATCCATCCGGAAGATGATTCCCGCCTTATCGTTTCGGGCTTCGTGTCGGTCAGCAAGCCGATAATTCCGGCCAGCCCTGCGAGTGACGTGAAGTTATACGAAACTTTCATGAAAAGTCAGTCGGTGTATGTAGTAGGTATTTCATACGATGGGAATTACATCTACGCAAACGACCACTTCTGTAATTTCTACGGCTTCAAAAGAGAGGAACTGATCGGGACGTCTTCGCTCGCTGGCGTTGTTCCCGAGGACATTGAAAAATGCTTCCTCGTAGGCCGCGCATGTTTTGAGCAACCTGATATACCGCATCCTGTCCAGCTGCGGAAGGTATCGGCCAGCAAAGAAATCAAGACAACGCAGTGGGAATTTACGGGTTTAACCAATGCCAGCGGCGAAGTTACGGAGCTTTTTTGCGTTGGGTTCGACATGACTCAGCAGGTCAAAGTTGAAGAGGATTTCTCTGTACTGATTTCAAACATGCAGGATGTGCTTTTCACAATAGACCGTGATGGCATTTTCAATTATGTGTCGCCGAGCTGGACCAAGACATATGGATACACGCCGGAAGAGACCATAGGGCATTCTTTTACTGAATTTACCCACCCGGACGATTTAGATGCATGTTTTCAGGCTCTTGCCGTTACCGTCGAAACCGGCATACCCGTAGCCGGCGGCGTCGAGCACAGGATCAGACATAAAAACGGAAAGTGGTCCTGGAGCAATACGACTGCGAATTTGGAGCCTTCCAGTAAAAAAATAATACTTACCAGTCACGATATAACGGAGCTGCGAAATTCACGGGAGAGACTGAAAGAGCTTGCCATAGTTGCTTCCAATACAACCGACTACATTGTTATCACCGACGGGAGGGGTCTTATTACCTGGGTAAACGATGCTTACGAAAAACAAACCGGTTACAGCAGGGAGGAAGTTCAGGGAAAAAATCCGACAGATCTGTTGTGCGGTCCTGAGACAGACCAGGCTACTATCGATCGGATTTATGAAGAATCCAGGCAGTTGAAGGTGGTGCAGGAGGAAATTTTGTGCTATTCAAAAACAGGAGAAAAATATTGGGTTGATCTGAAAATAACCCCGGTATTCGATGATAAAGGCGTGTGCACCAACTATGTAGCCCTGGAAAGGGATATTACTGCCCGCAAGGAGTCCGATGATGAGATGAGACGGATTAAGGATATGCTCGAAGAGACCAATATGATCGCAATGATCGGAGGTTGGGAGCTGTATCCGAAAACCGGTGAGTTGTACTGGTCGGCGACAACGAAGGAAATACATGAGGTGGATGATGATTTTATACCTACGCTCGACAATGCCATTGAATTCTATAAGGAAGGACCGAGCAGGGACACCATTACCGAGGTAGTCAGGGAAGGCCTGGCCAGTGGTACTTCCTGGGATTTTGAATTGCAGATACTGACGGCGAAGGGAAATGAAGTGTGGGTGAGAACCATCGGGAAAGCTGAAATGGCAAACGGAGTCTGCCGCAGACTGTATGGCGCATTTCAGGATATCACAATCAGAAAGGAATCAGAGGTCGAAATCCAAAACTCAGAAGCAAAGTTCAGGAGCTTGTATGATTCGACGAGCGATTCGGTAATCTTGTTTGATCGGAACGGTTACATGGATTGTAACGAGGCGGCAATCCGGATGTTCGGCCTGGATACGGTCGCGAAATTGAGACATATGTCACTTGGAGGCCTCTCCGTGACCGATGACGATCCCGATCAAGCGGTATTGGGTATATCAAACCGGCACATAGAAGCGGTTTACCGGAAGGGCAGTCACAGCTTCGAGTGGATTTATAAAAGGTTTGGGGAAAAGAATGAGACTTTTATTGCGGAGGTATTGCTCAATTTGATCCATGTCAACAACCATCATATTATCCAGGCGGTTGTGCGGGATATAACGTCCCGGAAAATGGCAGAGATCGAGCTGCTTGAAGCACGGGAACAGGCCGAAGCGGCAAGCAAACTGAAATCGGAATTTCTGGCGAATATGAGCCACGAAATCCGGACCCCCTTGAATGGGGTGGTGGGTTTTACGGATCTGCTGATGAAAACCAGCCTTGACGAAACGCAGCAACAATATATGTCCATGGTTTTCCAGTCGGCAAATTCGTTGCTGGACATTATTAACGACATTCTTGATTTCTCGAAAATCGAAGCAGGGAAGCTCGAACTGAGCTGGGAGAAAACGGACCTGCTGGAAATGTGCGGTCAGGTTTCGGATATGGTCAATTACCAGGCGCAGCAAAAGCAGCTTGAAATGTTATTGAATATCCCCGCCAACATTCCACACTTCGTATGGACAGACCCGTTGAGATTAAAGCAAATCCTTGTCAACCTGCTCAGTAATGCGGTAAAATTCACACTTGCCGGTGAAATAGAGTTGAAAATTGAAGTGCTGGAGAAAACAGAGGAGGAAGATTACACATTCAGGTTTTCCGTGCGGGATACCGGTATCGGAATTGAACCCCAGAATCAAAGAAGGATATTCGATGCATTTTCCCAGGGCGATTCTTCCACGACCAAGAGATTTGGAGGCACGGGACTCGGGCTGACCATTTCTAACAGCCTGCTTGGACTCATGGGAAGTAAGCTGCAGCTGGAAAGCGACGTGGATAAAGGCAGCATATTTTTTTTCGACGTGACATTCACTGCCGTGGCGGGAAAAGACCTGTTCGACTGGAGCAATACCTACGATATTAAAAATATCCTCATCGCAGACGATAACGAGATCAATGGGCAGATACTTCAGGACATGCTCAGAAACAAGGATATCGGCTCGACTTTCGTGAAGAGCGGAGAGGCGGCGCTGGAATTGTTGTCAAACGGTAATGCCTTCGATCTCATTTTGATGGATTGTAAAATGCCCGGTATCGGCGGCGTGGAGGCAATACGGAGAATTCGTGAAATGAGCGGGCAAAATGCAAACCGCCAGCCTGTCTTTCTTTTGAACGATTCATATGAAGAGGAGTCTGTCAATGCTTTACGCGAGGAGCTGGATGTGCAGCATTTTCTTCTCAAACCCGTCAAGATTCAGCAGCTTTTCCTGGCAATCTCGGGACTTTACAGGAAGCCTGGTGAAACATCGGTGAGACCTGAGGGCGGACAGCTGGCAACAGAAAGGGTTGGGGAATCTGAGGTTACCATTTTAATCGCGGAAGACCATAGGATCAATATGTTACTGGTACGGTCCATGTTAAGTAAAATTGTTCCGAATGCGGTGATCGTGGAGGCGGAAAATGGTCGGGAAGCGATCCATGCTTATCACAAGAGGGCACCAGACCTGGTTTTTATGGATATTCAAATGCCCGAAATGAATGGCTACGAGGCCGCAAGAGGCATCAGGAACCTGGAAATCGGCAAGCGCGTTCCTATCGTTGCGCTCACTGCCGGTACAGTGGTGGGCGAGCGTGAAAAATGTATAGAGGCCGGAATGGACGACTACCTTACAAAACCGGTTGTAAAAGATACTTTGGAAGAAACAGTCTTTCGATGGCTTCTGAAAACCTAG
- a CDS encoding DUF6496 domain-containing protein produces MAKYSKKASEKVGEALHEQKEGKLKSGSGKKVTSKKQAIAIGLSEAKKEGAKVPKKD; encoded by the coding sequence ATGGCAAAATACTCAAAAAAGGCAAGTGAAAAGGTAGGGGAGGCCTTACACGAGCAAAAAGAAGGAAAGCTTAAATCAGGTTCAGGTAAAAAAGTCACTTCAAAGAAACAGGCCATTGCAATAGGGCTCTCGGAGGCGAAGAAGGAGGGGGCAAAGGTGCCGAAGAAGGATTGA
- a CDS encoding amidohydrolase family protein — translation MSNTLLQNTLQSPQRLFLIVGIWAATAGTACSQPGTKLLKDVTLIDGTGTAPMEHVDILIAGKRIKAIGKNLKANAETVVSLSGKTVMPALLCAHAHVGTLTGTTSSAENYTRENVLRQLKRYQDYGVAAVLAMGTDRPVIFNGFRDSTVAGLLPGARLFSAGYGFNTPDKNPGSWMNLLLRPETPAEVPAMLDKLAAVKPTVVKIWVDDHGGGAQKMKPEIYKAIITEAHKRNIRVAAHLYYADDASALIDAGLDIIAHSIRDKEVDAALLAKMKQKNIIYIPTLTLDEYQFAYAESPDWLNDPFFKSSLEPGVFEMITEKSYGEKIKTSRDYQRNMAANKIGMRNLKKISDAGITIALGTDSGAFPVRAQGFTEHLEMEMMVESGLSPLQAITASTKNAAKALLIDKENGTLENGKLADMIILSADPTKDIENTRKIESVWKEGNIVSKGPLN, via the coding sequence ATGTCTAATACATTATTACAGAATACATTACAATCCCCGCAGCGGCTGTTCCTGATAGTTGGGATATGGGCAGCTACGGCCGGTACAGCTTGCTCCCAGCCGGGCACGAAATTGCTGAAAGACGTCACGCTGATCGACGGTACGGGCACTGCGCCAATGGAACATGTGGATATACTGATAGCAGGGAAACGGATCAAGGCGATTGGCAAAAATTTGAAAGCCAACGCGGAAACAGTGGTTTCGCTATCAGGGAAGACTGTCATGCCAGCGTTGCTGTGTGCCCACGCGCACGTCGGTACGTTGACAGGCACTACCTCTTCCGCAGAAAATTACACGCGGGAGAATGTACTGCGGCAGTTGAAAAGATATCAGGATTACGGTGTGGCCGCAGTGCTTGCCATGGGTACCGACCGACCGGTGATCTTCAACGGATTCCGGGACTCGACGGTGGCTGGTTTGCTGCCGGGCGCGCGGCTGTTTTCGGCAGGATACGGTTTCAATACACCCGACAAAAATCCCGGTTCATGGATGAACCTGCTGCTGCGCCCTGAAACTCCGGCGGAAGTGCCTGCGATGTTGGATAAGCTGGCGGCAGTCAAACCCACAGTTGTCAAAATTTGGGTAGACGATCATGGCGGCGGCGCTCAGAAAATGAAGCCGGAGATCTACAAAGCGATCATCACGGAAGCACATAAAAGGAATATCCGCGTAGCTGCACATTTATATTATGCCGATGACGCCAGTGCGCTGATCGATGCAGGATTGGACATTATTGCGCATAGTATCCGGGACAAGGAGGTCGACGCCGCATTACTGGCAAAAATGAAACAGAAAAACATCATCTACATTCCTACGCTAACGCTGGACGAATACCAGTTTGCCTACGCCGAAAGCCCCGATTGGCTGAATGATCCGTTTTTCAAATCATCCCTTGAACCAGGTGTTTTTGAAATGATCACAGAGAAAAGTTATGGTGAAAAAATCAAGACTTCCCGGGACTACCAGCGTAATATGGCCGCTAACAAAATCGGCATGCGAAATTTGAAAAAGATCTCCGACGCAGGAATTACCATTGCATTAGGAACTGATTCAGGCGCTTTCCCTGTCCGGGCCCAGGGATTTACGGAACATCTGGAAATGGAAATGATGGTAGAATCGGGACTTAGCCCGTTGCAGGCAATTACCGCAAGCACCAAAAATGCCGCCAAAGCCCTGCTGATCGATAAAGAAAACGGAACACTCGAAAACGGCAAGCTGGCGGATATGATCATTCTGAGTGCAGATCCGACGAAGGATATTGAAAATACCCGAAAAATTGAGTCGGTATGGAAAGAAGGGAATATTGTCAGCAAAGGCCCTCTAAACTGA
- a CDS encoding VOC family protein encodes MKINFKRLDHIMLCIPKGKEEEARDFYTNVLGLPELKDLGYPLPNGAIWFQMGDIQLHIRAEKDHGLSDRHPAFEVNNLAEVRAMLEGHGIAIKNESKIPDRNRFSFRDPFGNRIELIEMI; translated from the coding sequence ATGAAGATTAATTTTAAAAGACTGGACCATATTATGCTCTGCATCCCCAAGGGCAAAGAAGAGGAGGCCAGAGATTTTTATACAAATGTGCTGGGCTTGCCTGAGCTGAAGGATTTGGGCTACCCACTGCCAAATGGCGCTATCTGGTTTCAAATGGGTGATATTCAACTACACATTAGGGCTGAGAAAGATCACGGCCTGTCGGACCGGCATCCTGCTTTTGAAGTAAATAACCTGGCCGAAGTGCGCGCCATGCTGGAAGGCCACGGCATAGCGATCAAGAATGAAAGTAAAATCCCGGATAGAAATCGATTTTCTTTCCGGGATCCTTTTGGTAATCGCATTGAGCTGATTGAGATGATCTAA
- a CDS encoding alpha/beta fold hydrolase produces the protein MKFIESTAGTAGEPVKLLVHEVGEGRPVIFISGWPLSHEMWEYQFNVLPKHGIRCIGYDRRGFGRSDKPWSGYDYDTLAGDLNAVIENLNLQNVILVGFSMGGGEVVRYLSKYGSAKVSKAVLISSVVPYMLKTEDNPDGVPQDLFDGFVKDVEEDRPHFLAGFAKDFYGNSLLNNAVSDEILTWHSILALQASGRATTQCIRSFSATDFRNEVSLLDVPVLIIHGESDKTVPIQVSSDRTADMLPGAEYIIYEGAPHGLFVTHKERLNENLIQFINEDVVTISNPYTDIVT, from the coding sequence ATGAAATTCATTGAATCAACAGCTGGAACCGCAGGAGAGCCTGTCAAATTGCTTGTTCACGAAGTCGGGGAAGGCAGACCCGTCATTTTTATCTCAGGATGGCCATTGAGCCACGAAATGTGGGAATATCAGTTTAATGTCCTACCAAAACACGGAATCCGCTGCATAGGCTACGACCGGCGCGGTTTCGGGCGATCCGACAAACCATGGTCGGGGTACGATTATGATACACTCGCCGGCGATTTAAATGCAGTAATTGAAAACCTCAATTTGCAGAATGTGATCCTGGTAGGATTTTCAATGGGCGGTGGAGAAGTGGTTCGTTACCTGAGTAAATATGGCAGCGCAAAGGTTTCGAAAGCGGTGTTGATCAGCTCCGTTGTGCCTTATATGCTTAAAACAGAGGATAATCCCGATGGCGTGCCCCAGGATCTTTTTGATGGATTTGTGAAAGACGTGGAAGAAGATCGCCCGCATTTCCTTGCCGGTTTCGCCAAAGATTTTTACGGCAACAGTTTACTTAATAATGCAGTAAGCGACGAAATTCTGACCTGGCATAGCATACTTGCGTTGCAGGCTTCGGGCAGGGCAACCACCCAGTGCATCCGCAGTTTCAGCGCGACCGATTTCCGGAATGAGGTTTCACTGCTGGATGTGCCTGTACTGATCATCCACGGCGAATCCGATAAGACCGTCCCTATTCAAGTAAGCAGCGACCGTACTGCTGACATGCTGCCGGGAGCAGAATACATTATCTATGAAGGCGCACCGCACGGGCTTTTTGTTACCCATAAAGAGCGCCTGAATGAAAATCTGATCCAGTTTATCAATGAAGACGTGGTGACGATCAGCAATCCCTACACGGATATCGTAACCTAG
- a CDS encoding glycosyltransferase family 4 protein, whose translation MRVLIVHNQLWAHYKSRLFSDISQVFKNKYPQSELLVAQIALYEASRSVMQNDNAVTYEYPYKVLFERSLDSTTTGERRKALFKIFNEFKPDVLNVTGWGDVAQVQLMFYAKSRGVKVVISSESSSLDHSRSWWKEALKSFIVTKANAFFCFGKTSADYLESLGVHAQDIAVRNAAVIDEEIIKSNFEKSKRQLAATAGNEDLVKKFIYVGRQAPEKNLEMLIRAFAKVQQHNKAGTEHWQLLLVGDGPERQHLELLTKELRIEDSVLFAGGFPWYEVPSKLAESDILILPSKSEPWGLVVNEAMVCGMPVIVSEKCGCVPDLVENGVNGFTFHAEKQEELEKTMQFFIDNPEKIKAMGAQSLAKIKPFASEKVAEQMVETFRQLAKS comes from the coding sequence ATGCGTGTTCTCATTGTTCACAATCAGCTATGGGCGCATTATAAATCCAGGCTTTTTAGCGACATATCGCAGGTTTTTAAGAACAAATATCCGCAAAGCGAGCTCCTGGTGGCACAAATCGCACTTTACGAGGCGAGCCGGAGTGTGATGCAAAATGACAATGCCGTCACCTACGAATATCCGTATAAGGTTCTTTTCGAGCGCAGCCTGGATAGCACCACAACCGGCGAAAGGAGAAAAGCACTTTTTAAAATTTTCAACGAATTCAAGCCAGATGTATTAAACGTTACAGGCTGGGGTGATGTGGCGCAGGTGCAGCTGATGTTTTATGCCAAGTCAAGAGGCGTGAAAGTGGTTATTTCCTCTGAATCATCGTCGCTGGATCATAGTCGCAGCTGGTGGAAAGAGGCGTTAAAAAGTTTCATTGTCACCAAAGCGAATGCTTTTTTTTGTTTTGGAAAAACTTCGGCGGATTACCTGGAAAGTTTGGGCGTACATGCGCAGGATATCGCAGTCCGGAACGCGGCGGTGATTGACGAAGAAATAATTAAAAGCAATTTTGAAAAGTCGAAAAGGCAGCTGGCTGCTACCGCGGGTAATGAAGATCTCGTAAAGAAATTCATTTACGTCGGTCGCCAGGCTCCTGAGAAGAACCTGGAAATGCTGATCCGCGCATTTGCTAAGGTTCAACAACATAACAAAGCAGGAACAGAACATTGGCAATTATTACTTGTCGGCGACGGGCCTGAGCGGCAGCACCTGGAACTGCTGACCAAGGAATTGCGAATAGAGGACAGCGTGCTTTTCGCAGGCGGTTTTCCCTGGTATGAGGTGCCTTCCAAACTGGCAGAAAGTGATATTTTGATTTTGCCCAGTAAATCAGAACCGTGGGGCCTGGTCGTGAACGAGGCGATGGTTTGTGGAATGCCGGTGATCGTTTCCGAAAAATGCGGCTGCGTGCCTGATCTGGTTGAGAACGGTGTGAATGGTTTTACATTTCATGCTGAAAAACAGGAAGAGCTGGAAAAAACAATGCAATTTTTTATTGATAATCCTGAAAAAATCAAGGCTATGGGCGCGCAATCACTGGCGAAGATCAAACCTTTCGCCTCAGAAAAAGTGGCGGAACAAATGGTAGAAACTTTCCGGCAACTGGCAAAATCCTGA
- a CDS encoding glycosyltransferase: MRILNICAYTWAIGGPARIIYDHTTEVLAQGHQVDILSPMTPGEKMYPAPEGARLIPCARTTPISDIYREFSVEMYQYLQKHIDEYDVIHMHGIWHFGSLAPFLIPGKAVKVITIHGLLDKWAVAHSKWKKQIVTALYQKRLLGKADLIQINNTDEEEDVIRYLGYRPKNMVIVPNGMKLSDYQNLPAKGIFRSKHQIGDAQQLILFMGRLNIKKGLDLLLPAFEKIHKQLPEAILILAGPDDGYQAETEEFIQKHQLSGRVKLVGMLTDTDKKEAFSDADLFVLPSYSEGFSIAVLEAMSCKIPTVVSDRVGFGDYIRKYDAAFLTPLNSDGVAEGILKILQDKSYAGEVANRAYDMVTENFDIKVVANQLLEEYKKIKKTSYL, from the coding sequence ATGCGAATTTTAAATATTTGTGCATATACCTGGGCAATCGGCGGACCGGCCCGCATTATTTACGACCACACAACCGAGGTGCTCGCCCAGGGACACCAGGTCGACATCCTGAGCCCGATGACGCCCGGCGAAAAAATGTACCCGGCCCCCGAAGGTGCACGGCTGATCCCATGCGCCAGAACTACGCCGATAAGTGACATTTACAGGGAATTTTCCGTTGAAATGTATCAATATCTGCAAAAACATATCGATGAATACGATGTGATACATATGCACGGAATCTGGCACTTCGGCAGCCTTGCGCCATTTTTGATCCCCGGCAAAGCGGTCAAAGTGATTACTATTCACGGCCTGCTGGATAAATGGGCAGTGGCGCACAGTAAATGGAAAAAGCAGATCGTCACCGCATTGTACCAGAAGCGATTGTTGGGAAAAGCAGATCTTATTCAAATTAATAATACCGATGAGGAAGAAGACGTAATCCGCTATCTGGGTTACCGGCCGAAGAATATGGTCATCGTGCCAAATGGAATGAAGCTTTCTGACTACCAGAATTTGCCGGCAAAAGGCATTTTCCGCTCTAAACACCAGATCGGCGACGCGCAGCAGCTAATTCTTTTTATGGGCCGGCTTAATATCAAGAAAGGGCTCGACCTGCTGTTACCTGCATTTGAAAAAATTCACAAACAATTACCGGAAGCAATACTGATCCTGGCCGGACCCGACGACGGCTACCAGGCGGAAACAGAAGAATTCATTCAGAAACATCAGCTTAGCGGTCGTGTTAAATTGGTCGGTATGCTGACAGATACGGATAAAAAAGAGGCATTTTCCGACGCCGACCTATTCGTTCTTCCGTCCTATTCCGAAGGATTTTCAATTGCCGTACTGGAAGCGATGAGCTGCAAAATCCCGACGGTTGTGTCCGACCGTGTCGGCTTTGGCGACTACATCCGAAAGTACGACGCTGCTTTCTTAACTCCCTTGAACAGTGATGGTGTAGCGGAAGGTATTCTTAAAATATTACAAGATAAAAGTTACGCCGGGGAAGTCGCAAATCGCGCCTACGATATGGTAACCGAAAATTTCGACATCAAAGTGGTTGCCAATCAATTATTGGAAGAATACAAGAAGATTAAAAAAACCAGCTATCTTTGA